A window of Phyllopteryx taeniolatus isolate TA_2022b chromosome 19, UOR_Ptae_1.2, whole genome shotgun sequence contains these coding sequences:
- the LOC133469441 gene encoding chromobox protein homolog 2-like isoform X4, protein MEGVTVGQVFDAECILSKRPRKGKFEYLVKWRGWSSKHNSWEPEENILDPRLLAAFHKREQERELLFQKKGKRPRGRPRKIPLAAPLAAKDSRSSSSSFSGASSSAASSSEEEDEAEHEGERAEGAGAGPGEAASPRLHPVPQKRPQIPPADAEPPRKKRGRKPLQTDAGALRRPESRTPPLRPPPSHHHHHHQLLPGFLRKYGKVDPRPGIKKPLQPASFTYPGLSRTARDHHAAAAQSSAFSQVAASKGGCVWNRHMPAPSASLGKAGSSPQRKTSHGELKHSGAGGGRGDAHKRTPPPLRAFFGGGPAAAQRPAPGLRRQDVRGGHAALLQHNRALSKAPPSSSSQRATNQTLSLRALNLQSVTKPAGYQGNSGAAVRSSTRSGSLVVIKDSCVIPAGQRPVLPAGGAGEKGRKDVTASAGGGGGRQDERKSGRSLNELSTGDSDDSSGSESERDAASYPSDSRPSLGDAATESDAETDWRPTRNLLEHVFVTDVTANFITVTVKESPTSVGFFNPRNH, encoded by the exons gcACAACAGTTGGGAGCCAGAGGAAAATATTTTGGACCCAAGATTACTGGCAGCCTTTCACAAAAG GGAACAAGAGCGAGAACTTTTGTTCCAGAAGAAAGGAAAGAGGCCGAGAGGACGACCACGCAAGATTCCG CTTGCCGCTCCGCTCGCCGCAAAAGACAGCCGCTCGTCCTCCTCGTCGTTCTCCGGCGCGTCTTCGTCAGCGGCGTCGTCGTCCGAGGAAGAAGACGAGGCGGAGCACGAAGGCGAGAGGGCcgagggggcgggggcggggccgggggaggCGGCGTCCCCCCGGCTGCACCCCGTCCCCCAGAAGAGACCTCAGATCCCGCCCGCCGACGCCGAGCCTCCTCGCAAGAAGCGCGGCCGGAAACCGCTCCAGACCGACGCGGGCGCTTTGAGGCGCCCCGAAAGCAGGACGCCGCCCTTGCGCCCGCCCCCgagccaccaccaccaccaccaccagctgCTGCCGGGGTTCCTACGCAAGTATGGAAA GGTGGATCCTCGGCCAGGGATAAAGAAGCCGCTGCAACCGGCGAGCTTCACCTACCCCGGACTCAGCAGGACCGCCAGAGACCACCATGCCGCCGCCGCCCAGAGCTCGGCTTTCTCTCAGGTGGCGGCGTCCAAAGGGGGCTGCGTTTGGAACCGCCACATGCCCGCGCCCTCGGCGTCCCTCGGCAAAGCTGGCAGCTCGCCGCAAAGGAAGACGTCGCACGGCGAGCTCAAACACTCGGGGGCGGGCGGCGGCCGGGGCGACGCCCACAAAAGGACGCCGCCCCCTCTGAGAGCCTTCTTCGGGGGCGGCCCTGCGGCAGCGCAGCGCCCCGCGCCGGGTCTGAGGAGGCAGGACGTCCGCGGCGGACACGCGGCTCTGCTCCAGCACAACCGAGCGCTCTCCAAAGCGCCGCCGTCGTCGTCCTCGCAGCGGGCGACTAATCAGACGCTCAGCTTGCGGGCGCTCAACCTGCAGAGCGTCACAAAGCCCGCCGGCTACCAGGGCAACAGCGGTGCGGCGGTGCGCTCCAGCACGCGCAGCGGCAGCCTGGTGGTCATCAAAGACTCTTGCGTTATACCCGCAGGGCAGCGGCCAGTCCTGCCCGCAGGGGGCGCCGGCGAGAAGGGAAGGAAAGACGTGACGGCGTcggcgggcggcggcggcgggcggcAGGACGAACGCAAGTCCGGCCGCAGCCTCAACGAGCTCAGCACCGGCGACTCCGACGACAGCAGCGGCAGCGAGTCGGAGCGGGACGCCGCGTCGTATCCTAGCGACAGCCGGCCCAGCCTGGGCGACGCCGCTACGGAATCGGACGCTGAGACGGACTGGCGGCCCACGCGGAACCTTCTGGAGCACGTGTTTGTCACCGACGTGACCGCCAACTTCATCACCGTCACCGTCAAGGAGTCGCCCACCAGCGTCGGCTTCTTCAACCCACGCAACCACTAG